The nucleotide window ATTCAAGGCCTAATCTTAGAAAGCACTACTTTCGGTATAGAAAATGAGCAGGAGCGCCAAGCAAGACAAGCCCTTGATGGCAGAAGAGCCGATTCTATAATGGGGAATTATCGCCAATTTGTTGATGAGTGGGCTAAGCTTCCGTTGTTTGAATCGAAGTTAGTATCAGAAGATGCGATCAAGCACATTTCGAATATTCAAAAAAATCAAAACCCCACTTGGATGGGGAATAGTTTACTTGGCTTTGGAACGGGTACAATGCCTTGTTTTAAAGATCAATTAGATCAGTTAAAAATGCCGATAATGCTTATTGCAGGTGAGAAAGACCAAAAATTCTGTCACATCATGCAGTCTATGCAAAAGCATTTATCGAATTCAATATTTCATATTATAAAAGGAGCAAATCATCGTGTGCACCTCGAGTGCCCATCAGAATTTGTCCTT belongs to Balneola vulgaris DSM 17893 and includes:
- the menH gene encoding 2-succinyl-6-hydroxy-2,4-cyclohexadiene-1-carboxylate synthase translates to MKVKVRGIEYSYTLHQENSDLPYLVLLHGFLGSGKSFESLLTRMSDYCNPITIDLLGHGETEGSEMHYRFSFREQSADLIKLISEQLQSPLFLHGYSMGGRLAKGIALQRPDLIQGLILESTTFGIENEQERQARQALDGRRADSIMGNYRQFVDEWAKLPLFESKLVSEDAIKHISNIQKNQNPTWMGNSLLGFGTGTMPCFKDQLDQLKMPIMLIAGEKDQKFCHIMQSMQKHLSNSIFHIIKGANHRVHLECPSEFVLKLHQFITSNTLP